In a single window of the Nicotiana tomentosiformis chromosome 8, ASM39032v3, whole genome shotgun sequence genome:
- the LOC138897898 gene encoding uncharacterized protein has protein sequence MRFSELTRHAVWLVPTDRERIRRFVDGLTYQLQLLMTRERVSGATFDEVVDIARKIEMVRSQEWVRGRPKGLVDQVISAVFLQGGQFYRGRGRPYRHAQTGHPVHCGASSSHGSYSYHDGQSYLSALLPQSSSHAPLVQDSSAPGSSSRYSGARSSLQPSPSFTGRGCFECGDMGHIKRYCPRLTGGPAQQKSRPMTSAPIISPHTQPVRGGAQSVRGRPRGRGRSGGSQAQFYAIPARLDVLASDTVITSIVSVFHRGPLYCLSLVPLIHMYHRTSLIIWICPVSP, from the coding sequence atgaggttttctgagttgactcgtcacgcagtttggctagttcccactgatagggagaggattcggAGGTTcgttgatggcctcacatatcagttgcaattgcttatgactagggagagggtatctggtgctacgtTTGATGAGGTAGTCGACATTGCTCggaagatagagatggtccgcagtCAGGAGtgggtgagagggaggccaaaaggcctcgtggatcaggtgatttcagcggtgttccttcaggggggtcagttttaccgagGCAGGGGTCGACCTTACAGGCACGCTCAAACGGGTCATCcagttcactgtggtgcatcatccagccatggttcatatagttatcATGATGGCCAGTCATATCTCAGTGCCCTACTACctcagagttcatcccatgcACCTTTAGTTCAGGACTCATCGGCACCGGGCTCTTCTAGCAGGTATTCTGGTGCTCGGAGCTCTCTCCAGCCCTCACCGTCATTCACAGGGAGGGgctgtttcgagtgtggagatatgggtcacatcaagaggtattgtccccgccttacgggaggtccagctcagcaaAAGAGTCGGCCTATGACTTCAGCTCCCATTATTTCACCACACACTCAGCCAGttcggggtggagctcagtcagttaggggtcgccctagaggacgAGGCCGATCAGGCGGCAGTCAGGCtcaattctatgctattcctgccagactAGATGTTCttgcttcagacacagtgatcacaagtattgtctcagttttccatagGGGGCCTCTGTACTGTTTgtccctagttccacttattcatatgtatcatcgtacttcgctcatcatttggatatgccccgtgagtccttag